The following are from one region of the Salicibibacter kimchii genome:
- a CDS encoding MFS transporter produces the protein MKYQDADNSISNSLRATLSIVLVAFNLRPAITGVGPLIGFLRDDLQLTNSQAGVLTTLPLLAFAGLSMAAPRLVKKWGIEWAIFAGLFTLLVGIFLRSGGYPTTLFVGTAIIGIGIAICNVLLPGLVKLKFEKHTGLMTGVYTTSMSLFATIGSGFSIPLAVQLGLEWQGAFAVWGVIAVVAMGVWTTQFRGTRNSKEEGKDEDRGPKLWQSPLAWYVTVRICRKTSSERRKRSLLIQSERLPAGLILPLCNYNLREINFVSRYSSIP, from the coding sequence GTGAAGTATCAAGATGCGGATAACAGCATCTCTAACAGCTTGAGGGCTACACTCTCAATTGTTCTTGTTGCTTTTAACTTACGTCCTGCTATCACAGGTGTTGGGCCGCTTATCGGATTCCTGCGCGATGATCTGCAATTAACGAATAGCCAAGCGGGTGTATTGACGACACTTCCCTTACTCGCGTTTGCTGGGCTTTCGATGGCCGCTCCAAGACTCGTGAAAAAATGGGGAATTGAATGGGCGATTTTCGCAGGTCTTTTTACTTTGCTTGTTGGCATTTTTTTGCGGTCAGGTGGCTATCCTACGACATTATTTGTGGGCACAGCTATTATCGGAATCGGAATTGCGATCTGCAACGTTCTGTTGCCGGGATTGGTAAAATTAAAGTTTGAAAAACATACTGGGCTCATGACTGGTGTTTACACAACATCTATGAGTCTGTTCGCGACCATTGGCTCCGGATTTAGCATTCCGCTCGCCGTACAATTAGGGTTAGAATGGCAAGGAGCGTTTGCTGTTTGGGGCGTGATTGCAGTAGTGGCTATGGGAGTATGGACGACGCAGTTTCGGGGAACACGAAACTCCAAAGAAGAAGGAAAGGACGAAGATCGTGGTCCAAAGTTATGGCAGTCTCCGCTTGCTTGGTATGTCACCGTACGTATTTGCAGAAAAACCAGTTCGGAAAGAAGAAAACGTTCGCTCTTAATTCAGAGCGAACGTTTGCCTGCAGGTTTGATATTGCCCCTTTGCAACTATAACTTGAGAGAAATAAATTTTGTTTCCAGATATTCTTCTATTCCCTGA
- the tenA gene encoding thiaminase II produces MTFSKHIRKSADPIWKASHEHPFVQGIGNGSLDVEAFKYFMCQDYKYLIEYSRVIAMGSVLATDLKTMAGFAKVLDDTLNMEMDLHRSYAERLGISREKLEATTPGPVTLAYSSYMMAEAQKGSVAELIAAILPCAWSYYEIGLELAKIPGATEHEQYGEWVRMYASDEFGDIGNWLITKLDELAEGKTEGELDRLEEIFLNTSRFEYMFWDMAYKREGWPVAG; encoded by the coding sequence ATGACATTCAGCAAACATATTCGAAAAAGTGCAGACCCTATTTGGAAAGCAAGCCATGAACATCCTTTTGTTCAAGGCATCGGCAACGGTTCCCTGGATGTGGAAGCTTTCAAATATTTTATGTGCCAAGATTACAAATACTTAATCGAGTACTCCCGCGTAATAGCAATGGGTTCTGTTCTTGCTACTGACTTGAAAACGATGGCTGGATTCGCAAAAGTCCTTGATGATACTTTGAATATGGAAATGGACCTGCACCGTTCTTACGCCGAACGACTTGGCATTTCCCGCGAAAAACTTGAAGCTACGACCCCCGGTCCTGTTACCCTTGCTTACAGCAGTTACATGATGGCCGAAGCTCAAAAAGGATCCGTTGCAGAACTGATCGCGGCTATTCTCCCGTGTGCCTGGAGCTATTACGAAATCGGCCTTGAACTCGCAAAAATACCAGGCGCCACCGAACACGAACAATACGGGGAGTGGGTGCGCATGTACGCATCCGATGAATTCGGCGACATTGGCAATTGGCTCATCACCAAACTTGATGAGCTCGCGGAAGGAAAAACAGAGGGGGAGCTGGACAGGCTGGAAGAGATTTTCCTGAACACGAGCCGCTTTGAATATATGTTTTGGGATATGGCTTATAAGCGGGAAGGGTGGCCGGTAGCGGGGTAA
- a CDS encoding OFA family MFS transporter: MQANKNRWLIAASAIAIHLSIGSVYAYSVYQNPLNESLGWDIGAVTFAFTTAIFFLGMSAAFLGKFVERNGPSKSAMISAVLFGTGTLGAGFGIQMESLPLFVLFYGVIGGVGLGIGYISPVSTLVKWFPDRRGLATGMAVLGFGAGSLITSPVAEWLMGMISIPATFYTLGAAYLILMFAGASYIAPPPAGWEPANMKKQEQKKEEKKKKKDTQGDLAQLNARESLKTFRFYLLWGMMFINISAGIMLLAVASNMTQAITGAGSAAAATIVGIMGFFNGFGRIGWASASDYIGRTNTYIIFFVLQLGAFILLPFTTNEILFAILLFIIMTCYGGGFACLPAYIGDLFGTKQLGAIHGYTLTAWAMAGVFGPMAVSAIVGATADYTGAFVLFIFLLAIALVMAILMHLNIKRIRKQQSATSESTT, translated from the coding sequence TTGCAAGCAAACAAAAACCGTTGGTTGATTGCTGCATCAGCCATTGCTATTCATTTATCGATTGGTTCTGTCTACGCTTATAGTGTCTACCAAAATCCATTGAATGAATCACTTGGCTGGGACATCGGAGCGGTAACATTTGCTTTTACGACAGCCATCTTTTTTCTCGGTATGTCCGCCGCTTTTCTCGGAAAATTTGTCGAACGTAACGGCCCCAGCAAATCCGCCATGATCTCAGCCGTTCTTTTTGGAACGGGTACATTAGGTGCAGGTTTTGGGATACAGATGGAGAGTTTGCCCCTCTTTGTTCTTTTTTATGGTGTGATCGGCGGTGTCGGTCTCGGGATCGGTTACATATCCCCCGTATCCACGCTTGTCAAATGGTTCCCGGACAGACGCGGACTCGCGACGGGGATGGCAGTTTTAGGCTTCGGCGCAGGTTCTCTTATTACAAGCCCTGTCGCCGAATGGTTAATGGGCATGATTAGTATTCCGGCAACCTTTTATACGCTCGGGGCTGCTTATTTAATTCTCATGTTTGCCGGCGCCAGTTACATTGCACCGCCGCCGGCAGGCTGGGAACCGGCCAACATGAAAAAACAAGAACAGAAAAAGGAGGAAAAAAAGAAGAAAAAAGATACCCAGGGAGACTTGGCTCAACTCAATGCCCGGGAATCATTGAAAACGTTCCGTTTTTATTTGCTGTGGGGAATGATGTTTATCAACATTTCCGCGGGGATCATGCTTCTTGCTGTTGCCTCGAACATGACGCAGGCAATTACCGGGGCGGGTTCAGCCGCCGCGGCGACGATTGTCGGCATCATGGGTTTTTTCAACGGTTTCGGGAGAATTGGCTGGGCCAGCGCTTCGGATTATATCGGACGAACCAACACGTATATCATATTCTTCGTCTTGCAATTGGGCGCATTCATTCTCCTGCCGTTCACAACCAATGAAATCCTTTTCGCGATTCTCTTATTTATTATCATGACTTGCTACGGCGGCGGCTTTGCATGTCTACCAGCTTACATCGGCGATTTATTCGGCACAAAACAGCTGGGAGCGATTCATGGTTATACGCTAACCGCCTGGGCAATGGCAGGTGTTTTCGGACCGATGGCTGTTTCGGCAATCGTTGGGGCTACCGCTGATTATACAGGTGCCTTCGTTCTATTTATCTTTTTGTTGGCAATAGCGCTTGTGATGGCTATCCTGATGCATTTAAATATCAAACGCATTCGTAAACAGCAATCCGCAACAAGCGAAAGCACGACTTGA
- the fdhF gene encoding formate dehydrogenase subunit alpha — protein MSEIKVNGNRLQAKENQSVLDVLTEHDIEVPSLCYHPSLGAIETCDTCIVSVNGELVRSCSAKVKDGDAIATNDEAHEAQLIAMDRILGNHELYCTVCDYNNGDCEIHNAVKEMRISHQETPFNYKPYEVDRNAFYRYDPDQCILCGRCVEACQDVQVTETLTIDWERERPRVIWDKDSPIEESSCVNCGHCSTVCPCNAMMEVGMEGEAGFLTGIKDSSMRPMINITKNVETGYEQLMTISDMEASMRENRIEKTKTVCTYCGVGCSFDVWTKDRQVLKVEPQTEAPANGISTCVKGKFGWDFVNSEERLEKPLIREGDAFREAEWEEAYDLIVNKFTEEKEKNGPDSLAFITSSKCTNEDSYAMQKLSRAVIGTNNVDNCSRYCQSPATMGLWRTVGYGGDSGQITDIEKAELVIITGSNTAEAHPVLATRVKRAQKLHGQKVIVADLRKHEMADRADRFVQPAGGTDLVWISAVTKYIIDQDWHDQAFLDTHVNGLKDYIKSLEPYTLDYAENVTGLTKEEMIEIATSIYEADTTCFLWAMGITQHGGGSDTSTAISNLMLITGNYMKPGAGTYPLRGHNNVQGASDFGSMPDRFPGYEFVTDKDVRARYEKGWGVDLPAHAGLNNHEMVDAIHDGTLNVLYLKGEEMGIVDSNANYVQQALEKLDFFVVQDIFFSKTAEFADVVLPASPSFEKDGTFTNTERRFQRLYEVFEPLGESKPDWLIIKEIANRMGANWDFEHPSEIMDEAASLAPMFAGVSYDRLEGYNSLQWPVAEDGTDTPLLFEDEFPFPDGKARLYPVEWTEPLKFGDEYDLHVNNGRILEHFHEGNMTYKSEGITKKTPSVFLEVSPELAKERGLEDGTVVRLTSPYGNVKVACIVTDRVKGKEVYLPMNDSGVGAINYLTSSHADKDTDTPAYKEVSAKMEVLEPKGESPLPNINHRNGNPQPQKGVAVEQKWARKDYTFPGDLVKERRSQYNG, from the coding sequence TTGTCTGAAATAAAAGTCAACGGAAACCGTCTTCAAGCAAAGGAAAATCAGAGCGTGCTTGATGTTTTGACCGAACATGACATCGAAGTGCCGAGCCTGTGTTACCACCCGAGCCTGGGTGCTATTGAAACGTGTGATACTTGTATCGTCAGTGTAAACGGAGAGTTGGTGCGCTCGTGTTCTGCGAAAGTGAAGGACGGAGACGCTATTGCTACGAACGACGAGGCACATGAAGCGCAGCTGATCGCAATGGATCGCATTCTCGGCAACCATGAACTGTATTGTACGGTATGTGACTATAACAATGGCGACTGCGAGATACATAACGCGGTGAAGGAAATGAGAATAAGCCATCAAGAAACACCATTCAACTATAAGCCGTATGAAGTGGATCGCAACGCTTTTTACCGTTACGACCCGGACCAGTGCATTCTTTGCGGACGTTGCGTGGAAGCTTGCCAGGATGTGCAAGTCACGGAAACGTTAACGATTGATTGGGAACGGGAACGTCCGCGTGTGATCTGGGACAAGGACTCCCCGATTGAAGAATCCTCGTGCGTGAATTGTGGCCACTGTTCCACCGTTTGCCCGTGCAACGCGATGATGGAAGTGGGCATGGAAGGGGAAGCCGGTTTTTTAACAGGAATCAAGGATTCCTCCATGCGCCCGATGATCAACATTACGAAAAATGTTGAAACAGGCTATGAACAGCTTATGACCATTTCTGACATGGAAGCGTCCATGCGCGAAAATCGCATTGAAAAAACGAAAACGGTATGCACGTATTGCGGAGTCGGCTGTTCCTTTGATGTGTGGACGAAGGATCGCCAAGTGTTGAAAGTCGAGCCACAAACGGAGGCCCCGGCAAATGGCATTTCTACGTGTGTAAAAGGAAAATTCGGCTGGGATTTTGTGAACAGTGAAGAGCGCCTTGAAAAACCATTAATTCGGGAAGGCGATGCGTTCCGCGAGGCGGAGTGGGAAGAAGCATACGACTTGATTGTAAACAAATTCACGGAAGAAAAAGAAAAGAACGGACCTGACTCGCTCGCGTTTATTACGTCTTCCAAATGTACGAATGAAGATTCCTATGCCATGCAAAAACTCAGTCGTGCCGTTATTGGCACGAACAACGTCGATAATTGCTCCCGTTATTGCCAATCGCCAGCGACGATGGGCCTATGGCGAACGGTCGGCTATGGCGGCGACTCAGGGCAAATTACAGACATTGAAAAAGCCGAACTCGTGATTATCACCGGTTCAAATACAGCGGAAGCTCATCCGGTATTGGCAACACGCGTTAAACGTGCCCAAAAGCTGCATGGACAGAAGGTGATTGTGGCTGATCTACGTAAGCATGAAATGGCCGATCGCGCCGATCGATTCGTTCAGCCCGCAGGGGGGACAGACCTTGTCTGGATTTCAGCGGTTACGAAATATATCATTGATCAAGACTGGCATGACCAGGCGTTTTTGGATACGCATGTCAATGGCTTGAAAGATTATATCAAAAGCCTTGAACCGTACACCCTTGACTATGCCGAAAACGTTACCGGTTTAACGAAAGAAGAAATGATCGAAATCGCAACATCGATCTATGAAGCGGATACGACTTGCTTTTTATGGGCAATGGGAATCACCCAACACGGGGGAGGTTCTGATACGAGCACGGCGATCTCCAACTTAATGCTCATTACCGGCAATTATATGAAACCAGGCGCGGGAACGTATCCATTGCGTGGGCATAACAACGTGCAAGGTGCCAGTGATTTTGGTAGCATGCCTGATCGCTTCCCGGGGTACGAATTTGTCACCGATAAAGACGTTCGAGCGCGCTATGAGAAGGGATGGGGCGTTGATTTGCCTGCCCACGCGGGGCTTAATAACCATGAAATGGTGGACGCTATCCACGACGGAACACTGAATGTTTTATATTTAAAAGGCGAAGAGATGGGCATCGTCGATTCCAACGCTAATTATGTGCAGCAAGCGTTGGAGAAGTTGGATTTCTTTGTTGTCCAGGATATCTTTTTCTCAAAAACGGCCGAGTTTGCCGATGTAGTGCTACCCGCCTCTCCGAGTTTTGAAAAAGACGGTACGTTTACAAATACGGAACGTCGATTTCAGCGTTTGTATGAAGTGTTTGAGCCATTGGGCGAATCAAAACCGGATTGGTTGATTATTAAAGAAATCGCCAATCGTATGGGAGCGAATTGGGATTTTGAGCATCCAAGTGAGATTATGGACGAAGCCGCCTCCCTCGCCCCGATGTTTGCAGGCGTCAGCTATGATCGTTTGGAAGGATATAACAGCTTGCAATGGCCGGTTGCCGAAGATGGCACGGATACACCGCTTCTTTTTGAGGACGAATTTCCGTTTCCGGATGGTAAGGCAAGACTTTACCCTGTCGAATGGACGGAACCTCTTAAGTTTGGCGACGAGTATGATCTTCACGTGAACAACGGACGCATACTCGAACATTTCCACGAAGGCAATATGACTTATAAATCCGAAGGGATTACGAAAAAAACCCCAAGTGTTTTTCTGGAAGTCTCACCGGAACTTGCGAAAGAGCGCGGGCTTGAAGATGGAACCGTTGTGCGCTTAACGTCGCCTTACGGAAACGTCAAAGTGGCTTGCATTGTGACAGATCGCGTGAAGGGAAAAGAAGTGTACTTGCCGATGAATGACTCAGGCGTTGGGGCAATCAACTACTTGACAAGCAGCCATGCCGATAAGGATACGGATACCCCGGCTTATAAAGAAGTGTCTGCGAAAATGGAAGTGCTTGAGCCGAAGGGCGAGAGTCCCTTACCGAACATCAATCATCGCAACGGCAATCCGCAACCGCAAAAAGGGGTAGCGGTGGAACAAAAATGGGCCCGCAAAGATTACACCTTCCCAGGCGACCTCGTGAAAGAAAGGAGGTCCCAGTATAATGGCTAA